The window CCAGGTGCGGGCGGCCGGAGGTCTTGAGCCCCTGGAGGCCGCCCTGCGCGACTGGCACGGCCGACTGTCCGCCCGCGGGCGGGCGATGCTGACCGGCGCCGCGGAGCTGGAGGCGTACCTCCGCAAGCGGGGATGAGACGCCGCCGCGAAGAGGCCAACGGGGTGTTCCCAGCGGTGTCGGGGCGCCGACGAGGGACCGTTCAGCCATGCTGGAACAGGGCGGATCCCCTTCTTGCGACAAGGAGCACCGTATGCCCACCAACACGGTCGAACGATTCCTGGCAGCCCTGGACCCGGGGCACAAAGAGGCCGTCGGCGCCAAGCCGCGCGAGGAGCAGGAACGCCTCGCGGCAGCCTGGGAACGGGAACTGGAAGCGGACGACGAGCTCGACACCCTCGACGAACTGTCACCGCCGGCAGCGGAGGCCGAGGCGGCTCGCCGCGTCCTGGACCGCGAGACCGACTAGCGGCCGCCCCACTTCGCGGTGATCACTCACACGGTTCAGACCAGTTCGAGTTGCCGTTGCGGTTCTCGCGCTGGTGCGGCCGTCGCTTCCCACCGTGCGACGGTCCGTACGTAGCCGTAGATCACCGAGGTCATCGCCAGCAGGAGCAGGGGTCCGGCCAGCCACGGATGCTTGGCCATGTCCAACGGCACGTAGCGGTACGACACCAAGAGCGCGGCGAAGACCGTCGCGCCGTAGGCGACCAGCCGGACCCCCGATCGATCCCAGCCCCGGTCGAATGTCCGCAGACCCGCCTCGATCGTGAGCGTGAACACCACGCCGGCGATGAGGTCCGCGCCGTAGTGGTAGCCGAATCCCAGCGTCGCGGCGAGCGTGGCGATCAGCCAGAACGTTCCTGCATAGCGCAGAAGTCGTGGGCCCTTGCGGGAATGGATGAAGATCGCGACCGCCCACGCCGTGTGCAGGCTGGGCATGCAGTTCCGGGGGGTGACCCCGTCGAACGGCATGTGCTGCGGGGGGCTGATCGGCGGCAGAGTCTGCGGCCACAGGTTGGCCGCCGCCCACTGCACGCTGGGTGCCGATTCGGGCGCCCACAGGCTGACCGACGCCCATTGCTCGGTGCCGGTGCCGTAGGCGAAGACCGGTCCGACCACCGGGTAGATCATGTAGAAGGCCGGTCCGATGAGGCCTATCACCAGGAAGGTGCGCACCAGGTGGTGGCGGGGGAAACGGCGCTCCGCCGCCACGCCACGGAATTGATACAGCGCGACGACGACCGCGGCCACCGGGAGTTGGCCGTAGACGAAGTCGAGGACATTGAAGCCGATGGGGCCGGAGGCCTCGACGATCCGGCCTACCAGCCAGGACGGGTCGCCCAGGGCGTGATCGGCGGTCGCCACGTACTGGTCGAGCACCGACGGTCGGGTCTTCGAGGTGATGAACAGCCAGGTGTCGCCGGTCTTGCGGCCGGCCATCAGCAGCAGGGCCAGCCCTACGCCCTTGAGCAGCAGGACGCGTTCGCTGCCGGTGCGGCGCGTGACGGCGATGACCCCACAGCCCAGAATCACCCACAATGCGCCATTACCGAAGGGGTGGCCTTCCGTCACCTTGACGTCGAGCGCCCAACGGACCGCCGAGAAAGCGACATCGATACCGATCGCGCCGCCCAGCGCGATGAATCGTTGCCGCCAAGTGAGTACCACCATCATCAACGCCATGGAGGCGTACAGCAGGCCACCCGATTTGGGGGCGAATATCACCTCTCGCGTCTGGGTGGTGATCGGCCCCGGCAGGCCGTAGCGACGCGCGGCGAACTCCAGCGCTATGAGGAATCCGAGGGCCACGACAGCCGCCACGGCCCAGAGTCTCGCCCGTGGTTGACGCCACAGCGGGAGCGGGATTCCGTCACTTATTCGCGGAGATATGCGTGATGGTCTGTATCTCAATTTTCGGCCGATTTACTCGATTTTGATCAAAGGGCAGGGTGATTTCGCTCGTCCGACGAGGGAAGACGGAAAGATCGCGGTCCGGGTTCCAGCCCGGCCGACGAATGCGGCCGTAGGCAGCACGAAGTCCCCGTTTGTGCACGAACGTGAGCCCCCGAGACCCCCGACCCCCCAGGTCAGAGCCCCCGCATCATACGGGTTTCCCCACCGTTGGCCCTAGAGCAAGGTGAAGTGCCTTTTGCGTTCACCGCGAGGGGCCCGGCATCCCGGAGCGGGGTAGGGCAACGCCCGTTTCCCCGCCCCCTCACCACCGCCCCGCCTCACTCCCCACGATCGCCTCCGACGCCTTCCCGTCCACGCCCACCGGCACCTCACCGGCCACCATCACGCGGTGCATGATCCGAGGATGATCAAGGTGGGCGCTGTCGCTCGGGGCCAGATGGATCGTCGCGCGGTTGTCCCAGAAGGCCACGCTCCCCGGTTCCCAGCGGAAACGGACCGTGTACTCGGGCCGGACCGCCTGGTCCAGGAGGAGGTCCAGGAGCGCCTGGCTCTCGGCTCGGGAGAGGTCGGCGATCTGTTCCACGTAGTAGCCGTTGATGTAGAGGATGCGCTCCCCCGTCTCCGGGTGGACCCGGACCAGCGGGTGGAGCGTCGCCACCTGGTGGTCCAGGAGGTGGCGGAGGTACGCGTCGTCCCCGGGCCGCGGCTGATACCCGACGCCCAGGCGGTGTTCCGCCCTCAGGCCGGACACGAACTCCCGCACGGGGGCCGAAAGTCCGGCGTACGCGGCCGCCAGGTTCGACCACGTCGTGTCGCCTCCGTACGGCGGGACCGTCTCCGCGCGGAGGATCGTCGCGGCGGGTGGGTCGACGCGGGCGCCGTGGTCGCAGTGCCAGCCGCGCAGCAGGGTGTGCCGGCGGCGGCGCAGCCACTCGTCGTGCTCCATGCCGAAGCGGCCGCCCAACTCCAGCCGGTCCGCAGTGGTTTCCACCTCCGGGAAGTCCGGCGGGGACGCCTTCCCGCGGCGCGGCAGGACGACCGGCTCGCCGAAGCGGCGCGCGAACGCCACGTGTCCGGCGTGGTCCAGCGGCTGGTCGCGGAAGAACACCACCTTCCAGCGCAGCACCGCGGCCCTGATCACGGCGACCACGGCGTCGTCGAGGTCGCTCGACAGGTCCACGCCCGTGATCTCCGCCCCGATGTGCCCGGCGGCCGGTTTCACCTCGATCGCCGCGGGCGGCTGCGCCGCGCCCCTGTCCGTCGTCATGTGTTCTCCGTGGGTCGTCAGCCGGTTCACCGAAGATCGTGACAGCGATCGGCGCCGGAGGCGACAGGGCCCTGCCCCAAATTCCGTTGCGCGCCCCGCGACCGGCCGCATACCGTCCCGATCATGCTGCCCGTCGTGGAAACGGACGAGGAATGGGACGCGGTCGTCCCGGACGAAACGGTGATGCGCCCGGGAGCGGAGGACCTGTGCGCCCGCCTCGGCCTCGCCGGAGAGCCGCTCACCCGCTTCCCGGACGGTTCACAGCCGGTCTACGCCGTGGGCGACGAGCATGTGCTCAAGCTCTTCCCCGGGGCCGCCGCCGAGGACGGGATCGCCGAGGGGCGGGTGCTGTCCTTCCTCCAGGGGCGGCTGCCCGTACCGACGCCGCAGGTGCGGGAGTTCGGTGCGTAC of the Streptomyces sp. NBC_00287 genome contains:
- a CDS encoding TauD/TfdA dioxygenase family protein, encoding MTTDRGAAQPPAAIEVKPAAGHIGAEITGVDLSSDLDDAVVAVIRAAVLRWKVVFFRDQPLDHAGHVAFARRFGEPVVLPRRGKASPPDFPEVETTADRLELGGRFGMEHDEWLRRRRHTLLRGWHCDHGARVDPPAATILRAETVPPYGGDTTWSNLAAAYAGLSAPVREFVSGLRAEHRLGVGYQPRPGDDAYLRHLLDHQVATLHPLVRVHPETGERILYINGYYVEQIADLSRAESQALLDLLLDQAVRPEYTVRFRWEPGSVAFWDNRATIHLAPSDSAHLDHPRIMHRVMVAGEVPVGVDGKASEAIVGSEAGRW
- a CDS encoding phosphatase PAP2 family protein → MAAVVALGFLIALEFAARRYGLPGPITTQTREVIFAPKSGGLLYASMALMMVVLTWRQRFIALGGAIGIDVAFSAVRWALDVKVTEGHPFGNGALWVILGCGVIAVTRRTGSERVLLLKGVGLALLLMAGRKTGDTWLFITSKTRPSVLDQYVATADHALGDPSWLVGRIVEASGPIGFNVLDFVYGQLPVAAVVVALYQFRGVAAERRFPRHHLVRTFLVIGLIGPAFYMIYPVVGPVFAYGTGTEQWASVSLWAPESAPSVQWAAANLWPQTLPPISPPQHMPFDGVTPRNCMPSLHTAWAVAIFIHSRKGPRLLRYAGTFWLIATLAATLGFGYHYGADLIAGVVFTLTIEAGLRTFDRGWDRSGVRLVAYGATVFAALLVSYRYVPLDMAKHPWLAGPLLLLAMTSVIYGYVRTVARWEATAAPAREPQRQLELV